One genomic segment of Streptomyces sp. TLI_146 includes these proteins:
- the thiL gene encoding thiamine-phosphate kinase has translation MTPRQPAYSDEPTRVQQLIGEFLTGQSGTSVGADGLDVRLTAGADAKDDCAVYDLSSPMSLVVGSDYVRGPKFVLYEMGLLSGFDIGYYLAVANVSDIAAMGATPIGVLSVVRYPHEVDDAEFQEVIAGIHQGCTDCGTLNVGGDIGNAERIILSATAFGVCKPGSALMRSGARPGDLLCVTGPCGLLGAAVAYFPKRDTFEKGLPEEVERRLLDGWRRPRARVAEGRILGAKAYATACQDTSDGLKATIEQITQASGVGFRVVEEDVPVEPAVGMVADLMGVEPLALSMSASSDFQLAFTLDPGKLEKCRAEFDLAGLEFHVIGEATGTGRAESVNHLGAVRPLPGVAWKHQKSDISLLATGRVEE, from the coding sequence GTGACTCCTCGCCAGCCGGCCTACTCGGACGAGCCGACCAGGGTGCAGCAGCTCATCGGTGAGTTCCTCACCGGACAGTCGGGAACGAGCGTCGGCGCGGACGGACTCGACGTCCGGCTGACCGCGGGGGCGGACGCGAAGGACGACTGCGCCGTCTACGACCTGAGCTCGCCCATGAGCCTGGTCGTCGGCTCGGACTACGTCCGCGGCCCCAAGTTCGTCCTCTACGAGATGGGGCTGCTCTCGGGGTTCGACATCGGCTACTACCTGGCCGTCGCCAACGTCAGCGACATCGCCGCCATGGGAGCCACCCCGATCGGCGTGCTCAGCGTGGTCCGCTATCCCCACGAGGTGGACGACGCGGAGTTCCAGGAGGTGATCGCGGGCATCCACCAGGGCTGCACGGACTGCGGAACGCTGAACGTCGGCGGCGACATCGGGAACGCCGAGCGGATCATCCTCTCCGCCACGGCGTTCGGGGTGTGCAAGCCGGGGAGCGCGCTGATGCGCAGCGGTGCGCGCCCGGGCGACCTGCTCTGTGTCACCGGCCCGTGCGGGCTGCTGGGAGCGGCCGTCGCCTACTTCCCCAAGCGGGACACGTTCGAGAAGGGGCTGCCCGAAGAGGTGGAGCGCAGGCTGCTGGACGGCTGGAGGCGTCCCCGGGCCCGGGTCGCCGAAGGCAGGATCCTCGGTGCGAAGGCGTACGCGACGGCCTGCCAGGACACCTCGGACGGCCTCAAGGCCACCATCGAGCAGATCACGCAGGCGAGCGGCGTGGGGTTCCGCGTGGTCGAGGAGGACGTGCCCGTCGAGCCGGCCGTGGGCATGGTCGCCGACCTCATGGGCGTCGAACCCCTGGCGCTGTCGATGAGCGCCTCCTCCGACTTCCAGCTCGCCTTCACCCTGGATCCGGGAAAGCTCGAAAAGTGCCGGGCCGAGTTCGATCTCGCGGGGCTGGAGTTCCATGTCATCGGCGAGGCCACGGGCACCGGCCGGGCGGAGTCCGTAAACCACCTCGGCGCGGTGCGCCCGCTTCCCGGAGTTGCCTGGAAGCACCAGAAATCCGACATCAGTCTGCTGGCCACCGGCCGCGTGGAGGAATAG